Genomic segment of Terriglobales bacterium:
ACAGGAGAAGAAGTCCGAGAAGCCGGCGCCGCGGGCATCGCGATTCGGTGCGAAGATGACGACCGAGGCAGCGATCAAAGATTTGTACGAGCGCTGGGCGACGGCCTTCCGCGCTCGCGACATTGAAGCGATCATGGCGATGTATGCCCGAGGCGACGACGTGGTGGCGTACGACATTGTGGCGCCGCTCGAGTACAAGGGGGCGGCTGCGTATCGCAAGGACTACGAGGAGTTCCTGGGCATGTTCACCGGGCCGATCGAGGTGGAGTTTCGCGAAATGCGCGTCGTGGCCAGCGGCGATGTCGGCTTCGTTCATGCCCTGGAACGGATCTCCGGGACGATGAAGAACGGCCAGAAGATGGACCTGTGGCTGCGCGCCACCAGCGGCGTGCGCAAGTACGACGGCAAGTGGCTGATCGTGCACGATCACATCTCTGTGCCGGCGGACATGGAAACCGGCAAGGCGATGATGGATTTAAAGCCGTGAGGAAGGTGTGAGAGCTCCCGACGTTCTTGCCGGCGTGAAGGGCAGACGTAGCAAGCTACGTCTCTACGGGTTCGTCGCGGTCCTGCTCGCCGCGCTTGCTGTGCGGGCCGCCGACAAGAAGAAGCAGGCGACCTTCGTTCGGCTGGCGGGCAAAGAAGCGACGCTGGGGGACGTGCCGGTGGTGGTGGCGCGGCAGCCGTGCGGGAACTGGAGCTGGGCGGCGGCGCTGGAGACGTCTTTGCGCATGCAGGGCGCCCCGATCGCTCAGACCTACTGGATCCTGAAGGTGAACCGCGGCGAAGTATGCGAGGCGCGCGCCGGCGACTTCGACGAACTGGCAAGAGTCCTCGAGTCCGATTACTACGTGCTCGATGACGGCAGCAAGGTGCGGCTGAAGGTCGACTACCGGCCCGGACCGCCGACCGCGCCTGAGCTGGTCATCGCCTCGGTGCTGCGCAAGGCGCCGATGATGCTGGAGTGGCGCGACCGCACGTATCTGCTTACCGGCGTGGTGTATGACGAGTACATCGCGCCCAACGGCGGGCGCTTCTATGAACTGCGCGAGTTGCGCCTGCTCGACACGACGATTGATCCAGCGGCGAAGCCCGCGGCGCCGGCCGGTCCGCCGCCTTCGCGCATCGAGCGGCGGCGCGACCAGGATGAAGACGCGCCCAGGCCGTCCGCCGATCCCCGGCTCGTGACCTTTGTGAAGGGACGCGACGATCCCGGCGAGATTGGCGGGACGTTCCAGGTCACGGTCGTGCGCTAATCGGGTCATTGAGAAATCGCGGAATCGGGTAAAGTCCACGAGATTCTCGTGCCCCTAAGACATCTTCTGATTTCTATCTGCTGACCAAGTGATCGTCACCTCGTCGTGCAAACAGGCTTTTTGACGCGCGCCTCGCTTGATCGGTCCAACGGTGAGAATCCGCGCGGGAGTTTTCGAACCTTACTTCTTCCCCTTGCCGCGAGACTGCGGCTGAGCCGGCGCTGTCGTCGGTGGCGGCGCAGTGCCGCCAACTGGTGTGGGCGGTTCGGTGACGATTTTTTCCAGCAGCTTGGGCGGGAACTCGGCCCGCAGCACGGCGCTTTCCTTCTGCTGCTCGACTTTGAGGCTGTCAAACAGCGCCTTCACGTCGGGATCGCTGCCGCGGGTTTCCGAGCCGGATTCGAGCGCGCGCAGCATGCTCAGCCAGGCGCCGGCGTTATCGGCGATCCGGCGGGCGTGCGCTTCGTCGGGCGCCAGGGCCTCGACCTTCAATTCGACCTTGCCGGTAAAGCGCAGCGAGCCGACCACCACCGAACCGGCGGCGAGATCGCCGAGCAGCGAAGAGATGCGAATGCCGCTCATGGCGGGCGTTGGCGCCGACCGGCCCGAATCGGGGGCCACACGCGCGATCAGCCACGCCAGCGCCGCGAAGGGCACGCGGCGGTAGTGGCCGGCCAGCAGCGGCGGACCGGCGAAGGGCAGGGCGACGCTGCGGTAGTGGTCAATGATCTGGTGAATGGCGTCGAAGCTTACGGTGTTGGAGGCGGTGGCCAGGTTCGGCCCGAGGATGGCGAAGCGAACCGTGCGCCCTTCGTGCGGGATGCTGAGGACTTCGATTCCGCGGTAGCGTTCGCTGCCGGAAGAGCGCGGACGAAAGTAGCGAAAGATGCGGTCGGCATCAAAGCGGCCTTCGAATACTTCGGAGTAGCGCGGATAGTCGGCGTCAGGATTGGGTGGCGCGCCCGGCGCCGGGGGCCGCGAGGCGTGAACCGCGAAGGCGGTCTGGTCGAGGTCGCGCTCGAACTGGAAGCCGGTCTGGCGGACGAAGTCCTCGTACCCAGGCTCGCGCGTGACCGCGCCCATGTGCGAGAACACGCCGCCGCGGCGCAGCGAAGCAACGTCGACGTAAAGGATGGCGTCGGCGTCGGGCAGCAGGCGGGCGGCCTCGGGCGGGCCGGCACGGCGCAGCACGAAGAAGACGGCGGCCGCCAGCAAGAGCACCACGACAACCAGGATGGGAATAGCGCGGCGGCGCATGCGAGGGAATTGTCGCATGACGGCCGGTGCGGAGGGCGAAGCCGGAATCTGCGAGGGTGAAACTGGCGAAATCCGGACGATTTGGGTAAGATTTCAAGCCGGGCGAGGGCATTTGCCGGCGCCTGTCCGCGGATTACCCGGTGTGCGGTCGGGGCCGGGGCGGGAGAGGTATTTCCAGCGGTGGTTCTCTTGCAAGCCAAGTACCGTTGTGCTAACCTTTATCCTTTATCCCGTGGAGCGGGAAGGGATTAGCTGGCGTAGCTCAGCTGGTAGAGCATCTGATTTGTAATCAGAGGGTCGGGGGTTCGAATCCCTTCGCCAGCTCCAGAAAAAAGGTGATCGGGGTTTCGCGCGCCCGCGTGGCGCGTGCGACAGAAAGCCGCGGCAGCAACGCAGTCCTTCAATCAACCAAATCCACGCCTCCTACGGAATGTGGTCAACGAAATCCTGGTGCGCCAGTATGCTCCGGCACGTTTTCGTCTTGTGATTGAAAGCAGCGTCGCGCTTGTGGAAACCCAACTACAAGGAACGGGTGGAGCCGAGGACGCGCCCTGGGATAGCGCGCGCCGCAGGCGAGGGCGCAGCAGCGAAGCGTTGCGGAGCCTTAGAGAAAAGGACAGGTGGCCGAGTGGTTAATGGCAGCAGACTGTAAATCTGCCGCTCCTTGCGAGCTACGGAGGTTCGAATCCTCCCCTGTCCACCAGGTGTGATGTGAATCGTTTTTTTTGTGGCGATGGCGGTGTACGCGGCCCTGGCGGTTTTCGAGCTGCTGGTGATTCAGGATACGAAGCTGCGGCTGGTAGCGCTGGCCATCCTGGCAATGTTCGCGGTGAAAACAATGCTGCATCGCCGCGACACGATGAATCCTGAGCGAAGCGCGGAGAACGCGCCCAGGGAGTAGCGGCGAGAAGAGTTTCAAGCCGATGTAGCTCGGCTGGTAGAGCACTCCCTTGGTAAGGGTCGCCGCAGGGACGTTGC
This window contains:
- a CDS encoding SgcJ/EcaC family oxidoreductase; this encodes MRRTNAVLAAVLLIAGSGWAQEKKSEKPAPRASRFGAKMTTEAAIKDLYERWATAFRARDIEAIMAMYARGDDVVAYDIVAPLEYKGAAAYRKDYEEFLGMFTGPIEVEFREMRVVASGDVGFVHALERISGTMKNGQKMDLWLRATSGVRKYDGKWLIVHDHISVPADMETGKAMMDLKP